CTCGGTGATAAGGGTTTCTAGTTCACGAATAGTTCGCTGCCTCCCGTTCTCATCGAAGGGTCCCTCAAGGAGTTTGGCGTATCTTTCAAGAAAATTGGGAGGTAATACCCTCAGCTTTTCGTATTCCACCTCAGACCGTTTGACCGCTGGATCATATTTTTCATTAGCGGCAAACAAAAAGGTGTAAAGTGCATCACACATTCTGTGAAAAAAGAAATGGAAAAATGTGAGACCAAATCCTCTCTTGCTCCCGTCCTTAAGTTCCGCAAGACAATCTTTCAGCGTGTGTAAACTGTCTGAAATCAACCTTTGTTTGAGTCGAGCCGGATAAGGATAGAGGCAACCAATAAGACGTTTCAAGCATGAGCAAGGATCATACAGAATGATACCGTTTTCCAAAAGCCCAAGCATCGTATAAGGCCGGAATTTTTGTTCAGGAATAGAGGTCGCCCCCTCCTGTGTGACCCGCCTGACAACGGTACTAATCCAGTCCATCGTGTTATACGAAATCTCAAACAGAATCTCATTCATGCGGAAAGAATCGCCTTGTGGAGACCACTGATTATCCCACCCCGCAGCGGTGTCGCTCTCCTCAAAGTGGCTAACACCTTGGACATCTTCTAAGATTCGCCGCCTCTCCGACGCTGATACAACTTTAGGTTCGCAGAACACGAAAAGATCTAGATCCGAGTATTCATCAAACGTGCTCATCGCATACGAACCGAAGCACAAG
The nucleotide sequence above comes from Candidatus Poribacteria bacterium. Encoded proteins:
- a CDS encoding nucleotidyltransferase domain-containing protein, giving the protein MSIFLDFTMKNEKGLHQRKMKPIDLVHNKTALIVESLARLEGVRAILCFGSYAMSTFDEYSDLDLFVFCEPKVVSASERRRILEDVQGVSHFEESDTAAGWDNQWSPQGDSFRMNEILFEISYNTMDWISTVVRRVTQEGATSIPEQKFRPYTMLGLLENGIILYDPCSCLKRLIGCLYPYPARLKQRLISDSLHTLKDCLAELKDGSKRGFGLTFFHFFFHRMCDALYTFLFAANEKYDPAVKRSEVEYEKLRVLPPNFLERYAKLLEGPFDENGRQRTIRELETLITEIEMLINV